A portion of the Manihot esculenta cultivar AM560-2 chromosome 2, M.esculenta_v8, whole genome shotgun sequence genome contains these proteins:
- the LOC110609093 gene encoding aquaporin PIP1-3, whose amino-acid sequence MEGKEEDVRLGANKFTERQPIGTSAQTDKDYKEPPPAPLFEPGELSSWSFYRAGIAEFIATFLFLYITVLTVMGVSKSNNKCATVGIQGIAWAFGGMIFALVYCTAGISGGHINPAVTFGLFLARKLSLTRALFYIIMQCLGAICGAGVVKGFEGKRVYQTLGGGANVVAHGYTKGDGLGAEIVGTFILVYTVFSATDAKRNARDSHVPILAPLPIGFAVFLVHLATIPITGTGINPARSLGAAIIFNKDHAWDDHWIFWVGPFIGAALAAVYHQIVIRAIPFKARA is encoded by the exons ATGGAGggcaaggaagaagatgttAGACTTGGAGCAAACAAGTTCACAGAGAGACAACCCATAGGTACATCAGCTCAGACTGATAAGGACTACAAGGAGCCACCACCAGCTCCCCTGTTTGAGCCTGGTGAGCTCTCCTCGTGGTCCTTCTACAGGGCTGGGATTGCCGAGTTCATCGCTACTTTCTTGTTTCTCTACATCACTGTCTTGACTGTCATGGGTGTCTCTAAGTCCAATAACAAGTGCGCCACTGTGGGTATCCAAGGTATTGCTTGGGCCTTTGGTGGTATGATCTTTGCCCTTGTTTACTGCACTGCTGGTATCTCAG GTGGACACATCAACCCAGCAGTGACCTTTGGTCTGTTTCTGGCTAGGAAGCTCTCCTTGACAAGGGCACTGTTCTACATCATCATGCAGTGCCTTGGTGCCATCTGTGGTGCTGGGGTGGTAAAAGGTTTTGAGGGAAAGCGTGTATACCAGACTTTGGGTGGTGGAGCCAACGTTGTAGCTCATGGCTACACCAAGGGTGATGGTCTTGGTGCTGAGATTGTTGGCACCTTTATCCTTGTCTACACCGTCTTCTCTGCCACTGATGCAAAGAGGAACGCCAGAGACTCTCATGTTCCT ATTTTGGCTCCTCTTCCCATTGGGTTTGCAGTGTTCTTGGTTCATTTGGCCACCATCCCCATCACTGGAACTGGCATCAACCCAGCCAGGAGTCTTGGAGCTGCCATCATCTTCAACAAGGACCATGCATGGGATGACCAT TGGATTTTCTGGGTTGGACCCTTCATTGGAGCTGCCCTTGCTGCTGTGTACCATCAGATTGTGATCAGAGCTATCCCTTTCAAGGCCAGGGCTTAG